A single region of the Kocuria rosea genome encodes:
- a CDS encoding M23 family metallopeptidase has translation MPTGPSPLLRLLHRPRARTGPAGVVGLAIVLVLGVLLPSPGSAAQGWAWPLSPRPAVVGEWVPPAQRWARGHRGVDLDAGPGAAVRAPAAGTVAFVGFVVDRPVLTLDHGGGLRSSFEPVESSLVPGDRVHRGQVVGVLRGRDHCGPGTCLHWGVRRDGDYVNPLQFVGALEPSVLLPVPERLRAAAQPSSS, from the coding sequence ATGCCCACCGGACCCTCCCCGCTCCTCCGTCTCCTGCACCGGCCCCGTGCCCGGACCGGGCCGGCCGGCGTGGTGGGGCTCGCGATCGTGCTCGTGCTGGGGGTGCTGCTCCCCTCCCCCGGTTCGGCGGCCCAGGGGTGGGCGTGGCCCCTGTCGCCGCGGCCGGCCGTGGTGGGCGAGTGGGTTCCGCCCGCCCAGCGGTGGGCGCGGGGCCACCGGGGCGTGGACCTGGACGCGGGCCCGGGCGCCGCCGTGCGCGCCCCGGCCGCGGGAACGGTGGCCTTCGTGGGGTTCGTGGTGGACCGCCCGGTGCTCACGCTCGACCACGGCGGGGGTCTGCGCTCGAGCTTCGAGCCCGTCGAGTCGTCCCTGGTCCCCGGGGACCGGGTGCACCGCGGCCAGGTCGTGGGCGTGCTGCGCGGCCGGGACCACTGCGGCCCGGGGACCTGTCTGCACTGGGGCGTGCGCCGGGACGGCGACTACGTCAACCCGCTGCAGTTCGTCGGCGCGCTCGAGCCGTCGGTGCTGCTCCCCGTGCCCGAGCGGCTGCGCGCGGCCGCTCAGCCCTCGTCGTCCTGA
- the pyrH gene encoding UMP kinase, which translates to MPTTSASEIKDEALRLSRDPRVAPARRRVLLKLSGEVFGGGSIGVDTRVVRDIAEQIAATVGQVETAIVVGGGNFFRGAELSQAGMDRSRADYMGMLGTVMNCLALQDFLEQCGVDTRVQSAIKMEQVAEVYIPRRAIRHMEKDRVVIFGAGAGLPYFSTDTVAAQRALEVHADEVLMAKNGVDGVYTADPRTNPDAQRLSTLTYGEALARDIRVMDQTAFSLCRDNDVTMRVFGMEGEGNVTRAILGEQIGTLVTA; encoded by the coding sequence ATGCCCACCACTTCTGCCTCCGAGATCAAGGACGAGGCCCTGCGCCTGAGCAGGGACCCCCGGGTCGCCCCCGCCCGCCGCCGGGTGCTGCTGAAGCTCTCGGGCGAGGTTTTCGGCGGCGGCTCCATCGGGGTGGACACGCGCGTGGTCCGCGACATCGCCGAGCAGATCGCGGCCACCGTGGGCCAGGTCGAGACCGCCATCGTGGTGGGCGGCGGCAACTTCTTCCGCGGCGCGGAGCTCTCCCAGGCCGGCATGGACCGCTCCCGTGCGGACTACATGGGGATGCTGGGCACCGTCATGAACTGCCTGGCCCTGCAGGACTTCCTCGAGCAGTGCGGGGTCGACACCCGGGTGCAGTCCGCGATCAAGATGGAGCAGGTGGCCGAGGTCTACATCCCGCGCCGGGCCATCCGGCACATGGAGAAGGACCGGGTCGTGATCTTCGGCGCCGGCGCCGGGCTGCCCTACTTCTCCACCGACACCGTCGCGGCCCAGCGGGCCCTGGAGGTCCACGCGGACGAGGTCCTCATGGCGAAGAACGGGGTGGACGGCGTCTACACGGCGGACCCCCGCACGAACCCGGACGCCCAGCGGCTGTCCACCCTCACCTACGGCGAGGCCCTCGCCCGCGACATCCGCGTCATGGACCAGACGGCCTTCAGCCTGTGCCGCGACAACGACGTGACGATGCGCGTGTTCGGCATGGAGGGCGAGGGCAACGTCACCCGCGCCATCCTCGGGGAGCAGATCGGCACCCTCGTCACCGCGTGA
- a CDS encoding DUF485 domain-containing protein: protein MSTQPPIDADDLVADIDFPAAQRSPEFQELRKTHRGFVFPLAVAFLVWYLLYVVLAMYAPQLFAIQVIGNVNLGVVLGLLQFVTTFAITGAYVSFANRKLDPKATAIRERLEPSLGTTGGVHGQEN, encoded by the coding sequence ATGTCCACCCAGCCACCCATCGACGCCGACGACCTCGTCGCCGACATCGATTTCCCCGCGGCCCAGCGGTCGCCAGAGTTCCAGGAGCTGCGGAAGACCCATCGCGGCTTCGTCTTCCCGCTCGCCGTCGCCTTCCTGGTCTGGTACCTGCTGTACGTGGTGCTCGCCATGTACGCGCCGCAGCTGTTCGCCATCCAGGTCATCGGCAACGTCAACCTCGGCGTCGTCCTGGGCCTGCTCCAGTTCGTCACGACCTTTGCCATCACGGGGGCCTACGTGTCCTTCGCCAACCGCAAGCTGGACCCGAAGGCCACGGCCATCCGGGAGCGTCTCGAGCCCAGCCTCGGCACCACCGGCGGCGTCCACGGACAGGAGAACTGA
- the rpsB gene encoding 30S ribosomal protein S2, with translation MSVVTMRQLLDSGVHFGHQTRRWNPKMKRFIFTERNGIYIIDLQQSLSFIDRAYEAVKTTVAHGGTILFVGTKKQAQEAIAEQATRVGMPYVNHRWLGGMLTNFATVSKRIERMKELEEIDFDDVAGSQYTKKELLLLRREKEKLERTLGGIRNLTKAPSLIWIVDTKKEHLAVDEAQKLGIPVVAILDTNCDPDEVAFPIPGNDDAIRSVNLLTRVIADAVAEGLMERHNKKSGGADQAAEPMAEWERELLEQHAAEQTAATEAPAETAAPAETETAAATEAPAETEAPAEAPAETETAAE, from the coding sequence ATGTCCGTCGTTACCATGCGCCAGCTCCTCGACAGCGGCGTGCACTTCGGCCACCAGACCCGCCGGTGGAACCCGAAGATGAAGCGCTTCATCTTCACCGAGCGCAACGGCATCTACATCATCGACCTCCAGCAGTCGCTGTCCTTCATCGATCGCGCCTACGAGGCCGTCAAGACCACCGTGGCCCACGGCGGCACCATCCTCTTCGTCGGCACCAAGAAGCAGGCCCAGGAGGCCATCGCCGAGCAGGCCACCCGCGTGGGCATGCCCTACGTGAACCACCGCTGGCTCGGCGGCATGCTCACGAACTTCGCCACGGTCTCCAAGCGCATCGAGCGCATGAAGGAGCTCGAGGAGATCGACTTCGACGACGTCGCGGGCTCGCAGTACACGAAGAAGGAGCTCCTGCTCCTGCGCCGCGAGAAGGAGAAGCTGGAGCGCACCCTCGGCGGCATCCGCAACCTGACCAAGGCCCCCTCCCTGATCTGGATCGTGGACACCAAGAAGGAGCACCTCGCGGTGGACGAGGCCCAGAAGCTGGGCATCCCGGTCGTCGCGATCCTCGACACCAACTGTGACCCCGACGAGGTCGCCTTCCCGATCCCGGGCAACGACGACGCCATCCGCTCCGTCAACCTCCTGACCCGCGTGATCGCCGACGCCGTGGCCGAGGGGCTCATGGAGCGCCACAACAAGAAGTCCGGCGGCGCCGACCAGGCCGCCGAGCCGATGGCCGAGTGGGAGCGCGAGCTGCTCGAGCAGCACGCCGCCGAGCAGACCGCCGCGACCGAGGCCCCGGCCGAGACCGCTGCCCCGGCCGAGACCGAGACCGCCGCCGCGACCGAAGCCCCGGCCGAGACCGAGGCTCCCGCCGAGGCCCCGGCCGAGACCGAGACCGCCGCCGAGTAG
- a CDS encoding glycosyltransferase yields MSAHTPSAARPLTVLLGAETYPPDVNGAAQFGHRLARGLHEQGHRVHVLCARPGPGPSYRAEDDGVVEHRLRSHRAFTHPYFRLCFPWQVAGEIRRVLDEVRPDVVHVQCHYILGRMLVREARRRGIRTVATNHFVPENLEPFLPFPAWVLNRYRAVSWRDMVRVFGACDVVTAPTPLAVEAMRRNGFPDTVLAVSNGIRIADYEAHDGERRQPAAHPTVLFTGRLAVEKNVDVLIEAISVLPAELDAHLEIVGDGEQRPALEKLARTLGVAHRVRFLGYVPDEGLRAAYLRADVFCQPGTAELQSLVTLEAMAASRPVVLADARALPHLAEDGVNGWLFAPGDAQDLARKLALVLGAPREERARMGRESRRKVAQHSFPRTLETFLRLYRGEHPESVRTPAPGAREHQESARAPAAGPRRIRTRLASLVR; encoded by the coding sequence TTGAGCGCCCACACCCCCTCCGCCGCACGCCCCCTGACCGTCCTCCTGGGCGCCGAGACCTACCCCCCGGACGTCAACGGGGCCGCGCAGTTCGGGCACCGTCTGGCCCGGGGCCTGCACGAGCAGGGCCACCGGGTGCACGTCCTGTGCGCACGGCCGGGCCCCGGGCCGTCGTACCGGGCCGAGGACGACGGCGTGGTCGAGCACCGGCTCCGCTCCCACCGGGCCTTCACCCACCCGTACTTCCGCCTGTGCTTCCCGTGGCAGGTGGCCGGGGAGATCCGCCGCGTGCTGGACGAGGTGCGCCCCGACGTCGTGCACGTCCAGTGCCACTACATCCTCGGCCGGATGCTGGTGCGGGAGGCCCGGCGGCGGGGCATCCGCACCGTGGCCACCAACCACTTCGTCCCCGAGAACCTGGAGCCGTTCCTGCCGTTCCCGGCATGGGTTCTGAACCGCTACCGCGCGGTGTCTTGGCGGGACATGGTGCGGGTGTTCGGCGCCTGCGACGTGGTGACCGCACCGACCCCGCTCGCGGTGGAGGCCATGCGCCGCAACGGCTTCCCCGACACGGTGCTCGCCGTGTCCAACGGGATCCGGATCGCCGACTACGAGGCCCACGACGGCGAGCGGCGGCAGCCGGCCGCGCACCCGACCGTCCTGTTCACCGGCCGGCTCGCGGTGGAGAAGAACGTGGACGTGCTCATCGAGGCGATCTCCGTGCTGCCCGCCGAGCTCGACGCCCACCTGGAGATCGTGGGCGACGGCGAGCAGCGGCCCGCGCTCGAGAAGCTGGCGCGGACCCTGGGGGTCGCCCACCGGGTCCGTTTCCTGGGCTACGTCCCGGACGAGGGCCTGCGCGCGGCCTACCTGCGGGCCGACGTGTTCTGCCAGCCGGGCACGGCCGAGCTCCAGTCGCTGGTCACCCTGGAGGCGATGGCGGCGTCCCGGCCCGTGGTCCTGGCCGACGCACGGGCCCTGCCGCACCTGGCCGAGGACGGCGTCAACGGCTGGCTCTTCGCCCCCGGCGACGCCCAGGACCTGGCGCGCAAGCTCGCCCTCGTCCTGGGCGCCCCGCGCGAGGAGCGCGCCCGGATGGGCCGGGAGAGCCGCCGCAAGGTCGCGCAGCACAGCTTCCCGCGGACCCTGGAGACGTTCCTGCGGCTCTACCGCGGCGAGCACCCGGAGTCCGTGCGCACTCCTGCTCCGGGAGCGCGCGAGCACCAGGAGTCGGCGCGCGCCCCCGCCGCGGGCCCGCGACGGATCCGGACCAGGCTGGCCTCGCTCGTGCGGTAA
- a CDS encoding DivIVA domain-containing protein, which produces MPPDRPGARPATARIPRCTEAERGYDVVQVDELLAGVHAALQDAPPGPGPAHRSGAVLSTQVRAAVFADARGGYRPEAVDGLLDAAEDALAAAEREQCLRDRGPEAWQEHVDALTRLLRNRLDRPRTQRFRRPSRPRAQGYSAAHVDVLCERLGARLEGAADLAPAELRRAVFPPAQGERSYEEQQVDAFLDRAVQLLLASR; this is translated from the coding sequence ATGCCTCCCGACCGCCCCGGAGCCCGGCCGGCCACCGCCCGCATCCCGCGGTGCACCGAGGCCGAGCGCGGCTACGACGTCGTCCAGGTGGACGAGCTCCTGGCCGGCGTGCACGCGGCCCTGCAGGACGCGCCGCCCGGTCCCGGACCGGCGCACCGGTCCGGGGCCGTGCTGAGCACTCAGGTGCGCGCCGCCGTCTTCGCCGACGCGCGGGGCGGTTACCGGCCGGAGGCCGTCGACGGGCTGCTGGACGCGGCCGAGGACGCGCTGGCCGCGGCCGAGCGCGAGCAGTGCCTGCGCGACCGGGGCCCCGAGGCCTGGCAGGAGCACGTCGACGCCCTGACCCGGCTGCTCCGGAACCGTCTCGACCGGCCGCGCACGCAGCGCTTCCGGCGCCCCTCCCGGCCGCGGGCCCAGGGCTACTCCGCGGCCCACGTGGACGTCCTCTGCGAGCGCCTGGGCGCCCGGCTGGAGGGCGCCGCGGACCTCGCGCCGGCCGAGCTGCGCCGGGCCGTGTTCCCGCCCGCGCAGGGGGAGCGCAGCTACGAGGAGCAGCAGGTGGACGCCTTCCTGGACCGCGCCGTCCAGCTGCTCCTGGCCTCTCGCTGA
- a CDS encoding cation acetate symporter, with amino-acid sequence MHQLHTALAPMTAATTETVGTPWINISIFGAFVVVTMVIVLRASKSTSTAADYYAGGRGFSGTQNGLAIAGDYLSAASFLGIVGAIALQGYDGFLYSIGFLVAWLVALLLIAELLRNTGKFTMADVLSFRLRQRPVRVAASISTLAVSAFYLLAQMAGAGALVSLLLGISSRVGQSLVIVVVGVLMIVYVLVGGMKGTTYVQIIKAVLLVSGVAVMTVWILALYGFNFSSLLGDAVAVSGNPAILEPGLKYGVSETSKLDFISLGLALVFGAAGLPHVLMRFYTVPTAKEARTSVVWAISLIGLFYLFTLILGFGAAALIGAERIQAAPGGVNSAAPLLAFELGGSLLMGIIAAVAFATILAVVAGLAITASASFAHDIYTSVIKKGNSDPRKELKVAKTTVVVIGLVSIAGGIGAQGQNVAFLVALAFAVAASANLPTILYSLYWRRFTTRGAVWSMYGGLIISVGLIVFSPVMSGTETSMIPTADFAWFPLQNPGIVSIPASFLLGFIGSMTERRLEDPIKQSEMEVRSLTGIGAEKPVAH; translated from the coding sequence ATGCACCAGCTGCACACCGCGCTCGCGCCCATGACGGCCGCCACCACGGAGACGGTCGGCACGCCCTGGATCAACATCTCCATCTTCGGCGCGTTCGTCGTCGTCACGATGGTCATCGTCCTCCGCGCCTCGAAGTCCACGTCCACGGCGGCCGACTACTACGCCGGCGGCCGTGGCTTCAGCGGCACCCAGAACGGCCTGGCCATCGCGGGCGACTACCTCTCGGCGGCGTCCTTCCTGGGCATCGTGGGCGCGATCGCCCTCCAGGGCTACGACGGGTTCCTCTACTCCATCGGCTTCCTCGTGGCCTGGCTCGTGGCGCTGCTGCTGATCGCCGAGCTGCTGCGCAACACCGGCAAGTTCACGATGGCGGACGTCCTGTCCTTCCGCCTGCGCCAGCGCCCCGTGCGCGTCGCGGCGTCCATCTCCACCCTCGCCGTGTCCGCGTTCTACCTGCTGGCCCAGATGGCCGGGGCGGGCGCCTTGGTGTCGCTGCTGCTGGGCATCAGCTCGCGGGTCGGGCAGTCGCTGGTCATCGTGGTCGTGGGCGTGCTCATGATCGTCTACGTCCTCGTGGGCGGGATGAAGGGCACCACCTACGTGCAGATCATCAAGGCGGTGCTCCTGGTCTCCGGCGTGGCGGTCATGACCGTCTGGATCCTGGCGCTCTACGGCTTCAACTTCTCCTCCCTGCTCGGTGACGCGGTCGCCGTCTCCGGCAACCCGGCCATCCTCGAGCCGGGCCTGAAGTACGGCGTGAGCGAGACCAGCAAGCTGGACTTCATCTCCCTGGGCCTGGCCCTCGTCTTCGGCGCGGCGGGCCTGCCCCACGTGCTCATGCGCTTCTACACGGTGCCCACGGCCAAGGAGGCGCGCACCTCCGTGGTCTGGGCCATCTCGCTGATCGGCCTGTTCTACCTCTTCACCCTCATCCTGGGCTTCGGCGCGGCGGCCCTCATCGGCGCCGAGCGGATCCAGGCGGCACCCGGCGGCGTGAACTCCGCGGCCCCGCTGCTGGCCTTCGAGCTCGGCGGGTCCCTGCTGATGGGCATCATCGCGGCGGTGGCCTTCGCCACGATCCTCGCGGTCGTCGCCGGCCTGGCCATCACGGCCTCGGCCTCGTTCGCCCACGACATCTACACCAGCGTGATCAAGAAGGGGAACTCCGATCCCCGCAAGGAGCTGAAGGTGGCGAAGACCACGGTGGTGGTCATCGGTCTCGTCTCCATCGCGGGCGGCATCGGCGCCCAGGGCCAGAACGTCGCGTTCCTCGTGGCGCTCGCCTTCGCGGTCGCGGCCTCGGCGAACCTGCCGACCATCCTGTACTCCCTGTACTGGCGGCGCTTCACCACCCGGGGGGCGGTCTGGTCCATGTACGGCGGCCTGATCATCTCGGTGGGCCTCATCGTCTTCTCCCCGGTCATGTCCGGCACCGAGACGTCGATGATCCCGACGGCCGACTTCGCGTGGTTCCCGCTGCAGAACCCGGGCATCGTCTCGATCCCGGCCTCCTTCCTGCTCGGCTTCATCGGTTCCATGACGGAGCGCCGTCTCGAGGACCCGATCAAGCAGTCCGAGATGGAGGTGCGCTCCCTCACAGGCATCGGCGCCGAGAAGCCCGTCGCCCACTGA
- a CDS encoding phage holin family protein, with the protein MSHSVGPSTGGASGAGSEHSDPGSASILDVVKVFARLLPKQLKDEAQLAKLELTEKAKTLGKGAAFVVVGLVFLLLATIALVGAAIAGLSQIMPAWLAALLLAVLFLIILAVAALIGVSTIKKALPLVPRKALFGVKYDLGVVKEGSAYTESRVQREEQLARERKEQEKREAAQDPAQQKPPAPTEEQLRHRLKLRREHLKTLRDDVQGRAETIQSTTKGFVDRTSRTVKTTPKDVKGLLAQGGAKSRSTSGSSAGSGLGERWQPLTVLAVAGSAFVVFLRKLFR; encoded by the coding sequence ATGAGTCATTCGGTAGGCCCCAGCACGGGCGGAGCGTCGGGAGCGGGGTCGGAGCACTCCGATCCCGGATCGGCGTCGATCCTCGATGTCGTCAAGGTCTTCGCCAGGCTGCTGCCCAAGCAGCTCAAGGACGAGGCGCAGCTCGCCAAGCTCGAGCTCACGGAGAAGGCGAAGACGCTGGGCAAGGGCGCGGCCTTCGTCGTCGTCGGCCTCGTGTTCCTGCTGCTCGCCACGATCGCCCTGGTCGGCGCGGCGATCGCGGGTCTGTCGCAGATCATGCCGGCCTGGCTGGCCGCCCTGCTGCTCGCCGTGCTGTTCCTGATCATCCTGGCCGTCGCGGCGCTCATCGGGGTGTCCACCATCAAGAAGGCCCTTCCGCTCGTGCCGCGCAAGGCGCTCTTCGGGGTCAAGTACGACCTCGGCGTGGTCAAGGAGGGCTCCGCCTACACCGAGAGCCGTGTCCAGCGCGAGGAGCAGCTGGCCCGCGAGCGCAAGGAGCAGGAGAAGCGGGAGGCCGCGCAGGACCCGGCCCAGCAGAAGCCCCCGGCGCCCACCGAGGAGCAGCTGCGGCACCGGCTCAAGCTGCGCCGCGAGCACCTCAAGACGCTGCGCGACGACGTGCAGGGCCGTGCGGAGACCATCCAGTCCACCACCAAGGGGTTCGTGGACCGCACCAGCCGCACCGTGAAGACCACCCCGAAGGACGTGAAGGGCCTGCTCGCCCAGGGCGGCGCGAAGTCCCGCTCGACCTCCGGCTCGTCCGCCGGGTCCGGCCTCGGCGAGCGGTGGCAGCCGCTCACGGTGCTGGCCGTTGCGGGGAGCGCGTTCGTCGTCTTCCTCCGCAAGCTGTTCCGGTGA
- the frr gene encoding ribosome recycling factor — MISETMSEAKTKMGKAVEGAKEDFAAIRTGRANPSLFSSLLVEYYGTPTPLQQLASFQNPEARTLLITPYDRSALNDIEKALRNSDIGANPANDGNVIRVVMPELTQERRKEYVKVVGHKAEEARVSVRNIRRHAKDQIEKAVKDGDIGEDEGKRAEKDLDAATKKHIDQIDEMLKNKEAELLQV; from the coding sequence GTGATCTCAGAGACCATGTCCGAAGCGAAGACCAAGATGGGCAAAGCCGTGGAGGGCGCCAAGGAGGACTTCGCCGCGATTCGCACCGGCCGGGCCAACCCCTCCCTCTTCTCGAGCCTGCTGGTCGAGTACTACGGCACTCCCACCCCGCTCCAGCAGCTCGCCTCCTTCCAGAACCCCGAGGCCCGCACGCTGCTCATCACGCCGTACGACCGCTCCGCCCTCAACGACATCGAGAAGGCGCTGCGCAACTCGGACATCGGGGCGAACCCCGCCAATGACGGCAACGTCATCCGCGTGGTCATGCCGGAGCTGACGCAGGAGCGGCGCAAGGAGTACGTCAAGGTCGTCGGGCACAAGGCCGAGGAGGCGCGCGTCTCCGTGCGCAACATCCGCCGGCACGCCAAGGACCAGATCGAGAAGGCCGTCAAGGACGGCGACATCGGCGAGGACGAGGGCAAGCGCGCCGAGAAGGACCTCGACGCCGCGACCAAGAAGCACATCGACCAGATCGACGAGATGCTCAAGAACAAGGAAGCGGAGCTGCTGCAGGTCTGA
- the tsf gene encoding translation elongation factor Ts: MANYTATEIKALRERTGAGMLDVKKALDEADGDLQKAQEIIRVKGLKGVTKREGRATAEGLVAARVEGTVGYMVEVNSETDFVAKSAPFVEFGNKVLDAAVAADATTLESLMDAQVDGKAVSELVTETGALLGEKVVVRRIARVEGDNVAVYLHKTSKDLPAQVGVLLAVAGADAGQVAHDVAVHIAAMSPTFLSQEDVPAETVESEKRVAEETARAEGKPEKILPNIINGRLKGYFKDVVLLDQDFAKDSKKTVGKVLEEAGATATAFARFRVGA, encoded by the coding sequence ATGGCGAACTACACCGCCACCGAGATCAAGGCCCTGCGTGAGCGCACCGGCGCCGGCATGCTGGACGTCAAGAAGGCGCTCGACGAGGCCGACGGCGACCTCCAGAAGGCGCAGGAGATCATCCGCGTCAAGGGCCTCAAGGGTGTCACCAAGCGCGAGGGCCGGGCCACGGCCGAGGGCCTCGTCGCCGCGCGCGTCGAGGGCACCGTCGGGTACATGGTCGAGGTCAACTCCGAGACCGACTTCGTGGCGAAGTCCGCCCCGTTCGTCGAGTTCGGCAACAAGGTGCTCGACGCCGCCGTGGCCGCCGACGCCACCACGCTCGAGTCCCTCATGGACGCCCAGGTCGACGGCAAGGCCGTCTCCGAGCTCGTCACCGAGACCGGTGCCCTGCTCGGCGAGAAGGTCGTCGTCCGGCGCATCGCCCGCGTCGAGGGCGACAACGTGGCCGTCTACCTGCACAAGACCTCCAAGGACCTCCCGGCGCAGGTCGGCGTGCTGCTGGCCGTGGCCGGTGCCGACGCCGGGCAGGTCGCCCACGACGTCGCCGTGCACATCGCCGCGATGTCCCCGACGTTCCTCTCCCAGGAGGACGTGCCCGCCGAGACCGTCGAGTCGGAGAAGCGCGTCGCCGAGGAGACGGCCCGCGCCGAGGGCAAGCCGGAGAAGATCCTGCCGAACATCATCAACGGCCGCCTCAAGGGCTACTTCAAGGACGTCGTCCTGCTGGACCAGGACTTCGCCAAGGACTCCAAGAAGACCGTCGGCAAGGTGCTCGAGGAGGCCGGTGCGACCGCCACGGCCTTCGCCCGCTTCCGCGTCGGCGCCTGA
- a CDS encoding phosphatidate cytidylyltransferase yields the protein MPDQPRPHQETKASPGTAGGAFSPRARPAPVRAGAATTPGTPGRRHTAPSRAGRNLPAAVGVAVVLIGTLLVGLFVQPLVLALFAGTAAGIGVWEVGRSLRYRGIVIPRVPAVTAGVLMPVAAFAGGGEALMMAVIVGLTLVIVWRALGGRDGMILSIMGSVFALVWVGFLLSIALLLYHTEAGPLKVLTVILLAVGSDTCGYAVGVVWGRHPMAPRISPKKSWEGFAGSLGGSVLIGVLCAVLLLDHAWWEGAVLAAVLVLAATLGDFSESMVKRELGIKDMGTLLPGHGGVMDRIDSILFAVPAGYLLFELFAASA from the coding sequence ATGCCGGACCAGCCGCGACCGCACCAGGAGACGAAGGCTTCCCCGGGAACCGCCGGGGGGGCCTTCTCCCCGCGTGCCCGGCCGGCGCCCGTCCGGGCCGGCGCCGCGACGACCCCCGGCACGCCGGGGCGCCGGCACACCGCCCCCTCCCGCGCCGGCCGGAACCTGCCGGCCGCCGTGGGCGTCGCCGTGGTGCTCATCGGGACCCTGCTCGTCGGGCTGTTCGTCCAGCCCCTCGTCCTGGCGCTCTTCGCCGGGACGGCGGCGGGGATCGGCGTCTGGGAGGTCGGCCGGTCCCTGCGCTACCGCGGCATCGTCATCCCGCGCGTCCCGGCGGTGACCGCGGGCGTGCTGATGCCGGTCGCCGCGTTCGCCGGTGGCGGCGAGGCGCTGATGATGGCCGTGATCGTGGGGCTGACGCTCGTGATCGTCTGGCGGGCCCTGGGGGGCCGGGACGGCATGATCCTGTCCATCATGGGCTCCGTGTTCGCCCTGGTCTGGGTGGGCTTCCTGCTGAGCATCGCCCTGCTGCTCTACCACACCGAGGCGGGCCCCCTGAAGGTGCTCACGGTCATCCTGCTGGCCGTCGGCTCGGACACGTGCGGCTACGCCGTGGGCGTGGTCTGGGGCCGCCACCCCATGGCGCCGCGGATCAGCCCCAAGAAGTCCTGGGAGGGCTTCGCCGGGTCGCTGGGCGGCTCGGTGCTGATCGGCGTCCTGTGCGCCGTGCTGCTGCTCGACCACGCCTGGTGGGAGGGCGCCGTGCTCGCCGCGGTGCTCGTGCTCGCAGCCACCCTCGGCGACTTCTCCGAGTCCATGGTCAAGCGCGAGCTGGGGATCAAGGACATGGGCACCCTCCTGCCCGGCCACGGGGGCGTGATGGACCGGATCGACTCCATCCTCTTCGCCGTCCCCGCCGGGTACCTGCTCTTCGAGCTCTTCGCCGCGAGCGCCTGA
- a CDS encoding DMT family transporter, translating to MSQWLAVALALLSAVCLAVGTQQQGSAVADVAKGRLRLRSIAVLLRRPRWLLGLTLLGLGTGLNVTALGLATVTVVQPIGVVALVITTLLHARHRRLRINRRTWTAIGLCTAGGAVFVTCAVAATDPARGISRWAEHTVVVMLVVLICVLGVSAAMFGRSLGGTFYVVGAGILYGFVAVLVRLTLIRIQGSAGTPLDDVNWLAAGTAVVAAVLGGWFVQTAFASGPPDLVIAGLTVIDPMVGVLLGLLVLGEAVPGFSVPVGMLMAAAGGVAIVGVAVLSQHHPEVLERRAERARQDRAQPPSGSAARRPAASDRPTASDRPAHDRPGRHA from the coding sequence ATGAGCCAGTGGTTGGCGGTCGCCCTGGCGCTGCTCTCGGCCGTGTGCCTGGCCGTCGGGACGCAGCAGCAGGGCAGTGCCGTGGCGGACGTCGCGAAGGGACGGCTGCGCCTGCGCAGCATCGCGGTCCTGCTGCGCCGTCCCCGCTGGCTGCTGGGTCTCACCCTGCTGGGCCTCGGCACCGGCCTCAACGTCACCGCCCTGGGACTCGCCACCGTGACGGTGGTCCAGCCGATCGGCGTGGTGGCCCTGGTGATCACCACATTGCTGCACGCACGGCACCGCCGGCTGCGGATCAACCGGCGCACCTGGACGGCGATCGGACTGTGCACCGCGGGCGGGGCGGTCTTCGTGACGTGCGCCGTGGCGGCGACCGACCCCGCCCGGGGCATCTCGCGGTGGGCCGAGCACACCGTGGTGGTCATGCTCGTGGTGCTGATCTGCGTCCTGGGGGTCTCCGCGGCGATGTTCGGCCGCAGCCTGGGCGGGACGTTCTACGTGGTGGGCGCCGGCATCCTCTACGGATTCGTGGCGGTGCTCGTGCGGCTGACCCTGATCCGCATCCAGGGCAGCGCCGGGACGCCCCTGGACGACGTCAACTGGCTGGCCGCGGGCACCGCCGTCGTCGCCGCCGTGCTGGGCGGGTGGTTCGTGCAGACGGCCTTCGCGTCGGGTCCGCCGGACCTCGTGATCGCGGGGCTGACCGTGATCGACCCCATGGTGGGCGTCCTCCTGGGGCTGCTGGTGCTGGGCGAGGCGGTGCCGGGCTTCTCCGTCCCGGTCGGGATGCTGATGGCCGCGGCAGGCGGCGTTGCTATAGTCGGGGTCGCCGTGCTCTCGCAGCACCACCCGGAGGTGCTCGAGCGCCGGGCCGAACGCGCACGGCAGGACCGGGCGCAGCCCCCCTCGGGCTCCGCCGCACGGCGCCCCGCAGCATCCGACCGCCCCACGGCATCCGACCGCCCCGCACACGACCGACCGGGAAGACACGCTTGA